The Triticum aestivum cultivar Chinese Spring chromosome 4B, IWGSC CS RefSeq v2.1, whole genome shotgun sequence sequence TTGGCCCTGAGAGTTCGATGGGAATGGCTCAGAAGGACGGACCCTGGCAGGCCATGACAAGGCTTACCCATGGCGGTCGATAGAGAGGCTCGGGAGGTTTTTGACAGCATGGTGCACATCTCTGTGGGGAAGGGCAGTAAGGTCCTGTTTTGGAGAGATCGATGGATTCATGGCTTTGCGATCAAGGATATCGCGCCGCTCATCCATGCGTTAGTGGACACGCGAACGATCAATCGTCGCACGGTCGAGGAAGGTTTATTGGAGGACCGATGGCTGCTTGATATCAGCGGAGAGGTAAACTTTGTAGGTCACATGCAGCTCTTACATCTCAACCTCGCATTCAGCACGATCAACCGCGATCCCACCAGGGACGATTCCTTTTCGTGGCCGGCTGACCCGTCCGGATCCTACACTGCTAAGTCCACTTATAATCGTCTTTGCcaaggtgccgagagggcaccctatGCCACTTGCATTTGGAGAAGTTGGGCCCTCGTGAAGTGTAAACTCTTCGTGTGGTTGGCAGTGCGGCTTTGACACGATCATCATCGCGACCACTTGGGCTCTTTGGAAGCAACGTAACGTAAGAGTCTTTCACCGGTTCAACCAGCAGAAAACTGCGCCTGAGCTGGTCCTTGCCATCATTGCGGAGCTAAAAGAATGAAGATTGACGGGCCTGGGTGGAGGAGGTTATGGTTCGTTTTGTGAGAACCTAGGCATAGGCTAGCTAGTTGGGTGTGCTAGGGTGTGCGTTTCTTTTTGGAAGTTCTCTTTCATTCTTGTAATTATTGTAAATGACATTTGCTCTCTTCTTCTATAAAGTTAATGTACGCCTTTGACGTACTTAAAAAAAAGAAGAGATAACCGGATCGAGTGGAACTTGACGCCGGAGCAGCTCGCCGCCGATGATGAGCAATGGCGCAACGCATTACTAGTTGCCACGTCGGTAACGTTGGGTGGCGACGCAGCTAGAGCAGTTTTAAAAGCCGCACGCGGATCACGCTCGTCGTTCTTTTTCATTCTTGTTTGCAGAAGCATCCAAAAGTCAGTCAGCAACCCAAAGCAATTTTGCCCGAGAAACAAAATCATGCATCCAGTCGATCGAGCATCATTTCCACTGGAACAACACTACAGGAACGGAAGGCCGAAGCAAAGACAGCTACGGGCACGCCATGGCGCTGTCCTTCGCCGTGCGCCGGCGCAAGCCGGAGCTCATCGGCCCGGCCTCGCCGACGCCGCGAGAGACCAAGCGCCTCTCCGACATCGACGACCAAGGGACGCTGCGGGCGAACAttcgcttcttcttcttctaccgTGGGGAGCAGGAGTCTGGCGACGACCCGGTGGGCGCCATCCGCCGCGCCCTGCCGGAGGCGCTGGTGCACTACTACCCCTTCGCCGGCCGGCTCCGCGAGGTGGACGGCCGGAAGCTGGTCGTCGACTGCACCGGCGAGGGGGTCACGTTCGTGGAGGCCGACGCCGACGTCCGGTTCGAGGACCTCGAGGCGGCCGCCGGGCCCGGGCTGACGCCGCCGTTCCCATGCATGGACGAGCTCGCCTTCGACGCGGACGGCGTCAGCGGCATACTCGGCTGCCCCTTGGTGCTCATTCAGGTACGCCTGTGCAtatgaaaaatattggcaacataCATTCAGATGCTCCTTATTCTTGCCTTCCCACCGATCACCAGGTGACGCGGCTCCTGTGCGGCGGCTTTGTCGTGGGGCATCGCTTCAACCACGCCATGTGCGACGCCACGGGCACAGCGATGTTCATGaacgccgtcgccgagctcgcgcGAGGCCTCCCTGCGCCAACCGTCGCGCCGACGTGGTCCCGTGATCTGCTCGACGCACGAAGCCCTCCGGCGCCCTCGCTGCCGCACCGCGAGTACGACGTCGTGACGCCCCTGCCGCCATCGCCACCAGCCGACGACATGGTCCTGCGCTCCTTCCTGTTCGGCCCTTCCGTCGTCGCCGCGATGAAGAGATCCCTCCCGCCTGCTCTCCGCGACACCGCCACCAGCTTCGAGGTGCTGGCCGCGTTCTTGTGGCGCGCCCGCACCGCGGCGCTGGCGCTCCGGCCGGACGAGGAGACGCGGCTGGTGACCGTCGTCAACATGAGGAGGCACGTCGCTCTAGGCCTGCCTGCCGGCTACTACGGCTACGCCTGTGCCAACCCCATGGCGGTGATGGCCGCCGGGGCGCTGCTGAGCGGCTCGATGGGAGAAGCGGTTGAGCTGGTGCAGGCGGTGAAGGCTTCGGTGACGGCCGAGTACGCGCGCTCCATGGCCGACCACCTCGTGCTGCACGGGCGGCCGGTGTTGGCCACGCCGAACCTGTTCGTTCTCACCGACCTCAGGCACGTAGGCCTCGATCGTGTGGACTTCGGCTGGGGCGAGCCAGTGTATGCAGGGGCGGCCAGATCAGTTCTCTGGGTGAGCTCGTTGGTCACCGTCAAGAACAGCGCCGGGAAGAATGTGGTGGCGGTGCCGGTCGCGCTGCCGAGGTTGGCAATGGAGCGGTTCGCGTCCGAGGTCGAGACGTTGACCAAGAAGGTTTAGATGCCAGCGACAGCCAAAGCCAAGTAGCCAACTGCATGATCGCTCAACGCTTCTTATGACGATGGGCTCTGCATCTGCATTTCACCTTGTGATGCTCTTTTATTTTTACCATGCTCAATATCTAGTTTTTTGGCTTCGTCACGTGTGACTTAGATTTGAATCGCCAATAATCATTCAAAGGAACCATCTACTATCAGTCGATTTACTCATAACGGTAGTCGCTATTGTAATCGAAAAACGTTCTAAAAAAAAGGCAGCTACTTAAAAGCAAAAGCAAATATCTTGACAAAAAACTATTTGCAAAGTTCATGTTCAAACCCCCATAATTCACAATATTAAAGCACTACTTGATGTGGAATTACAAATAATTATCTAGTAAAATCACTTGAATGGTTTTATATTGTCATTATTTCTTTTTTATCTTTAGATCTGTTCTTGTTCAATTTGCAGAGCGTCTATGGAGATCGTGACTTGCCCGTAAGGAATGTGGTAGAGAGATTGATACAAACATTGCTTTAAACTAATAGCCCGGCGGTAGCTATCTCTAGAAGGATCCTAATGCAAGATCATTAAACTCTAACAACCTCCCTTAGTCACAATTTTGCTAGGTTGAGATTATGTTTGAATTCTTTCAAGTTTCTTACTCGAAGAGCTTTAGCGAAACCATCTCCAATTTGATCTTTTTGGAATTTTGTGagtaccaaaaatatttttcataattatgtactccctccgttcctaaatataagtctttgtagagattttactatggactacatacggagcaaaatgagtgaatctacactctaaaatgcatctacatacatccgtatgtggttcttagtgaaatctctccaaaaacttatattttggaacggagggaatattTGTTTGCTGGTTTGTTTTGACATATTCTTGTGCAACTTGCATGTGTTCCTATGGGATTGCATAGTTTTTGGTTTCTACTTGATCAAAAGAGCCAATGGTTGTGTTCCTTACTGTAGCTATTGTCATATCATGTTTTCATGATTTATATACAAGTATAACTATTAGTAATTATTTATGGATGAGCCAGGCTCACATTTTCATTTAAGTTTTGTTTGGATGTAAGTTTACTTCACTAAGCAAACCATGACAATCAAGAAAGCCCAGGAGAGAGTGAGATTCAAGATAGAATATACCCAAGACACCCCCAAATTGCTTCTAAGAAGACTCATAAGGCAAAGCTTGCGAATGCGCAAGACATCCCCACTCTTCAACAACCTTTGTAGTTGAAGTGTATGACTTCCTTAAACCCCTTTTATCCATCCATTGCTTTTTGTGCATTTATCTTGGAACgtccttttgtttttctttctgaaTAAAGTATGATGATCACCTTTGGTCATTATGTTCAATAAGGTTGTCAGCGTTGCTTGGATTGAttgtttactctatgtgcttcacttaaatctgcTAGAGTAATTGAAGTAGCGTACAGACAATGCTAACTTTCCATAGTTCTCTTATACCTGTTGGAAAGTCGGAAACTTGGTTGACGTATGATTTTGTTTTGACATATTCTTGTGCAAACTGCATGGTTTCTATAGGATTACATAGTTTTTGGTTTCTACTTGATAAAAAGAGCCTATGGTTGTGTTCCTTACTGTAACTATTGCCATACCATGTTTTCATGATTTATATACAACAAAAATATAACTATTAGTAATTATTTATGCACGCAAGCTTACATCATTAAGGAAGCGATTACAATCAAGGAAGCACGGGAGAGTGTGAGGTTCAAGATTGAATATACCCAAGGCACCTCCAATTTGTTTCTAAGAAGACTCAAAAGGCAAAGCTTAGGGATGCGCAAGGCATCCCCACTCTTCAACAACCTTTGTAGTTGAAGAGTGTGACTTCCTTAAACCCCTTTTATCCTTCCATTGCTTTTTGTGCATTTATCTTGGAACatctttttgtttttatttctgaatAAAGTATGATGATCACCTCTGGTCATTATGCTCAATAAGGTTGCGAGCGTTGCTTGGATTGATtatttactctatgtgcttcacttaaatctgcTAGAGTAATAAAAGTGGCATAGAAACAATGTTAACTTTCCATAATTCTCTTATACCTGTTGGAAAGTTGGAAACTTGGTTGAGGTATGATTTTGTTTTGACGTATTCTTGTGCAACTTGCATGTTTTCTATAGGATTACATGGTTTTTGTTTTCTACTTGATCAAAAGAGCCTATGGTTGTGTTCCTTACTGTAGTTGTTGTCATACCAAGTTTTCATGATTTATATACAACAAGTATAACTATTAGTAATTATTTATAGAGTAGCTAGGCTCATAGTTTCATTTAAGTTTTGTTTGGATGTAAGTTTACATCATGAAGTAAGCCATCACAATCATGGAAGCCCATGAGAATGTGAGATTCCAGATTGAATATACCCAAGGCACCCCCAATTTTTTCCAACAAGACTCaaaaggcaaagcttggggatgcgcaaggcatCCCTACTCTTCAACAACCTTTGTAGTTGAAGAGTATGACTTCCTTAAACCCCTTTTATCCATCCATTACTCTTTGTGCATTTCTCTTGGAACatccttttgtttttctttctgaaTAAAGTATGATGATCACCTCTGGTCATTATGTTCAATAAGGTTTTGAGCGTTGCTTGGATTGATTCTTTACTCtgtgcacttcacttaaatctgcTAGAGTAATAAAAGTGGTGTAGGAACTATGTTAACATTCCATAATTCTCTTATACCTGTTGGAAACTTGGAAACTTGGTTGACACATATGATTTTATTATGATTTCTTGGGCATATTTTGATTGGGATGGTTCTGAACTTTTAAGCTCACATGATTTGGATAATCAAAACTTGATAAAACATCAATCTAGAGATTGATTCAATAATACTGAATACCTGGCAATAGTTATGAGACATTCTTGTCACTATTAATTGGCATTATAGAGCAGCTCCTACTATTTGGATAGGAGATAGTGTATTCATTAATCGAACCATTTCCATTTCATGACTAGATTAGCatagagcttgatgtctactacgcaactttattcttgtagattcgtgttgggcctccaagcgcagagttttgtatgacagtaacaattttccctcaagtggatgacctaaggtttattaatccgtgggaggggtaggatgaagatagtctctctcaagcagccctgcaaccaaataacaaagagtctcttatgtccccaacacaccaaatacaatggtaatttgtacaggtgcactagttctgcgaagagatggtgataaaagtgtagtatggatagtagatatgagttttgttagtgcgaacaataaaaaacaacacgatagtaaatagtaaaatggagcacaaacaatattgcaatgatggaaaatgaggcctatggtgcatactttcactagtgcaatctctcaacaatgctaacatagttgggtcatatgattatccctcaaagtgcaataaagaatcactcccgagttcctatgagcggagaacaaaagatagaaattgtttgtagggtacgaaaccacctcaaagctattctttccagtCAATCTATCCTagatttcgtactaaaataacacaaagctattctttcccatcaatctaaccaagagttcatactaaaataacaccatatgacacacatcaaccaactctaatgtcacctagatactccaatgtcaccacaagtatccgtgagttaattctatgatatgcatcaaacaacttcatgatcataatattgaatccacacaaagaactacaaggagaccccaaagtttctatcggagaaaagataataaaaacgtgcatcaacccctatgcatagattacccaatgtcacctcgggaatccgcaagttgagtgccataacatacatcaagtgaatcaatatgataccccattttcacctcaagtattcataccgcaagacatacatcatgtgttctcagatctggacattcaatctgacaagacaaaactttaaagggtaaagattcaattcatcacaacaagagtaaagaggggataaacatcatatgatccatctatgttaacaaatcccatgatacatcaagatcgtgacatctcaagatcacgagagagagagagattaaacacatagctactggtacaaaccctcggccccgagggtggactactccctcctcatcatggtggccgccgggatgatgaagatggccaccggtgatgattcccccctccggcagggtgccgaaacagggtctatattggtttctcgtggctatagaggcttgtggcggtgtAACTTCTGATCTAGGATCTCTGCgaaggtttttggaatatttggcgatttatagggcgaagaggggtgcgggaggccaccgaggtgggcacaacccagcggGGCGCGCCTGgtgtgttgtgcccccctcggggaaccccccaggtgctgctctggcccattggatgtcttcttgtccataaaaaatccacaaaaagtttcgcggtgtttggacttcgtttgatattgatttcctgcgatgtaaaaaacaagcaaaaaacaacaactggcactgggcactgggtcaataggttagtccaaaaacatgatataaagttgctataaaatgattgtaaaacatccaagaatgataatataatagcatgaatacttcataaattatagatgcattggagacgtatcaatatccccaagcttaattcctactcgtccttgagtaggtaaatgataaagaaataatttatgaagtgtggatgctagcaaagtgcatatatttgatcaatgataatttcaatcactttccctagcatcataacagcaactctttctcataaaactcatcatgacaaagtagcaaccaattcacatgttaaggttcaaacaatgaattctcttgaaactcaacaacctatattctttgtcaccaaacaattgcaattcaacttattcaacagagtctaagtaagagctccacatactcaaccataatataatcttctatgattgctaacactcactgcatacacatgagtaaaacatttcaaccggacacatagaaagataggggcttataatttcgcctcccaacgtattcacctcaagggtgatgtcaacaataagaactcatgctacccatatccaactggatatatgtgcctacttctttcctcaccacatgatgcttgccaaaggagaaaaataaaaaggaatagagagaaaaactttgactcttgcatgaaagtaaatacagaaaagtaaaaggtaggcccttcacagagggaagcagaggttgccatgcgcttttttcttgtatgctcaatcccttcgTGTAAAAGAACATCAagttatatttccccttatgatagtaacctttattatgcagtttgtcacttttattctttgccatcacaagttcgtacaacgctcaattttcccttacactaaatgatctaacactttagaagcaatttttattgccttattgcaccgatgacaacttacttgaaggatcttactcaatccttagggaGGTACGATGGAATTTTGAGaataatatttgggtttaagggtttttggatgcagaagtagtatctctactttgtgcggaatttttggctagcaaagatggggggcaagcaccacatgtcgaaggatctatgacaatataacttctatgtgaatatgaacaaacataaatcattacgttgtctttcttgtccaacgtcaacaattttggcatataatattttgatgggggttcacaatcacaaaagatttccaagatagtgtatttgcatgtatgaccaatattgtgattgtcaagcttcaaaagatttcactttctaaacccaatgtgaagctaccctaggcatgatatgaacatacaatttcaacttcatgatattcaattcattcaacaatttactcataggatataagtgaagcacaagattaaatgacaagctactccaaaaatatataagtgaagagcaAGCGAGTAGTTAAGCAAATGGGTAGCCAATTGTggattctctcttatttaaaaactttcaaacctaagtattttatataaacagcaagcaaaacaaaataaaatgacattccaaggatatcacacatcatgtgaagaagcaaaaacttacgcTCAACTGATattaaccaataattgttgaagaagaaaggtgggatgcctactggggcatccccaagcttagatgcttgagacttcttggaatattagcttgggatgccttgggcatccccaagcttagatgcttgagacttcttggaatattagcttgggatgccttgggcatccccaagcttagatgcttgagacttcttggaatattagcttgggatgccttggtcatcccgaagcttgagcttttgtgtctccttaattcctcttatatcatggtttccctaaatcttaaaaacttcatccacacaaaactcaacaagaactcgcgagataagttagtataaaccaatggaaAAACCtaatcattctctactatagaaaattactaaaattattattcaacattgcatactaaatgcccctacatatttaatagtcatatcctcaaatagaatcattaaacaagcaaacatatttgaaacagcaacatatagacttgcaaaataagcatggtaaaggctatccttgtgtaacacccacgatgcagctatatctcccacgtgtcgaagcacgacttagaggcattaccgcattgtggttttgtcgcaagaagggtcatcttcacacaatcccatgtaatgaacaagaatgggataaagagttggcttacaatcgccacttcacacaatgaacataaataaatcgtacatcattcagagtacacacatagtccgactacggacgaagacaaaagaaaagaagataacccaactgctagatccccgatcgtcccaactgggctccactactgatcaacaagaaacaacacatagcaacaactaagatcttcgttgagctcccatctgagctcggttgcatcacctgcactggtatcatcaggacctgcaactgttgtgatagtatctggtgagtcacgaggactcagcaatctcaaaacccgcgagatcaagactatttaagcttatgggtaggaagtggtaatgaggtggagttgcagcaagcactaagcaaatatggtggctaacatacgcaaataagagcgagaagagagcaaacggaatggtcgtgaactagcaatgatcaagaagtgatcctgaactcctacttacgtcaaacataacccaaaaccgtgttcacttcccgaactccgccgaaaagagaccatcacggctacacacgcggttgatgcgttttaattcagatctggtgtcaagttatctacaaccggacattaacaaattcccatctgccgcataaccgcgtgcacggctctcgaaagtttataccctgcaggggtgtcccaacttagcccatgataagctctcacggtcaacgaaggatattccttctcccaggaagacccgatcagactcggaatcctggtttacaagacatttcgacaatggtaaaacaagaccagcaagaccacccgctgtgccgacaaatcccgataggagctgcacatatctcgttctcagggaacaccggataagctaagcgtacaggtaccgacgtaatccaagttgccaaggaatggtcccgcacggtgctctagtttggaccaacactcggaggagcactggcccgggggggggggggggtaaaataaagatgacccttgagtctgcagaacccaagggaaaaaggcttaggtggcaaatggtaaaaccaaggttgggccttgctggaggagttttattcaaagcgaactgtcaagggggtcccataaatcacccaactgcgtaaggaacgcaaaatcaaggaacataacaccggtatgacggaaactagggcggcaagaatggaacaaaacaccaggcataaggccgagtcttccaccctttaccaagtatatagatgcattataattaaataagagatattgtgatatcccaacataattctgtccatcatggagcaatcttcaacttcacctgcaactaacaatgctataagaggggctgagcaaagcggtaacatagccaagcaacggtttgctaggaaggatgaaaaaggttagaggctgacatggcaatatgggaggcatggtaaaaaagtgataggtagcgcagcatagcaatagaacgaagcaactagcaagcaaagatagaagtgatatcgagggtaatggtcatcttgcctgagatctcgcaaggaagaagaacgagtccaagaagaagtcGAACCAaacctcacaactccagaacgacaccgaagctaacgagagaagcaaaccggaaagaagcaagcaacatggtgaacaaccatcacataatcatggcatgatgcacaatcaagtatgatgcatgtccggtttaaaaaggcatgtcatggcaatacgcacaaacaacactacaagttaagtggagctcaatatgcaacgagttgcatattgacgaaacaacacatcaattatttagttctctctcgtttatgtacccaacaacattaaatgttattaaacatggcaacaggtgaagcataattaaactacctatctaggaaagtttaagtgaggccggaaacaacaaacaacaattccggaaaatccccacatgtcatttagtaatttaatgcaaacacaattttaaacattttaaatgttgttatcatgatgcggatgacatatacaagttttatgcaattttatgaaaatgttgacatgagcatgttatgaagcatttgtcaccgtggtggaacgaaaggggtgccacgccaacgataacg is a genomic window containing:
- the LOC123089553 gene encoding benzyl alcohol O-benzoyltransferase, translated to MALSFAVRRRKPELIGPASPTPRETKRLSDIDDQGTLRANIRFFFFYRGEQESGDDPVGAIRRALPEALVHYYPFAGRLREVDGRKLVVDCTGEGVTFVEADADVRFEDLEAAAGPGLTPPFPCMDELAFDADGVSGILGCPLVLIQVTRLLCGGFVVGHRFNHAMCDATGTAMFMNAVAELARGLPAPTVAPTWSRDLLDARSPPAPSLPHREYDVVTPLPPSPPADDMVLRSFLFGPSVVAAMKRSLPPALRDTATSFEVLAAFLWRARTAALALRPDEETRLVTVVNMRRHVALGLPAGYYGYACANPMAVMAAGALLSGSMGEAVELVQAVKASVTAEYARSMADHLVLHGRPVLATPNLFVLTDLRHVGLDRVDFGWGEPVYAGAARSVLWVSSLVTVKNSAGKNVVAVPVALPRLAMERFASEVETLTKKV